A genomic region of Thunnus maccoyii chromosome 13, fThuMac1.1, whole genome shotgun sequence contains the following coding sequences:
- the vdac1 gene encoding voltage-dependent anion-selective channel protein 1, with translation MAVPPTYVDLGKSARDVFTKGYGFGLIKLDLKTKSENGLEFTSTGSANTETSKVAGSLETKYKWVEHGLTFTEKWNTDNTLGTEITLEDQLTKGLKLTFDSSFSPNTGKKSGKIKTGYKCDHINLGCDVHYDINGTAIHGAGVVGYEGWLAGYQMTFEAGRNRITQSNFAVGYKTDEFQLHTNVNDGTEFGGSIYQKVNDQLETAVNLAWTAGNSNTRFGIAAKYQIDSDASFSAKVNNSSLVGLGYTQTLKPGIKLTLSALLDGKNINAGGHKLGLGLEFQA, from the exons aTGGCTGTACCTCCCACCTATGTTGACCTTGGAAAGTCTGCCAGGGATGTTTTTACCAAGGGATACG GCTTCGGGCTCATCAAGCTGGACTTGAAAACAAAGTCTGAGAATGGACTG GAGTTCACCAGCACAGGATCTGCCAACACTGAGACCAGCAAGGTTGCTGGATCCCTGGAGACCAAGTATAAGTGGGTGGAGCACGGACTGACCTTCACAGAGAAGTGGAACACCGACAACACCCTGGGGACTGAGATCACCCTTGAGGACCAG TTGACTAAGGGGCTGAAGCTGACGTTTGATTCATCCTTCTCACCAAACACTGG CAAAAAGAGTGGCAAAATTAAGACAGGCTACAAATGTGACCACATCAACCTTGGCTGTGACGTTCACTATGACATCAATGGTACAGCTATTCACGGCGCAGGAGTAGTGGGCTACGAGGGCTGGCTGGCCGGCTACCAGATGACCTTCGAGGCTGGCAGGAACAGGATCACCCAGAGCAACTTCGCGGTTGGATACAAGACTGACGAGTTCCAGCTCCATACGAATGT AAATGATGGCACTGAGTTTGGTGGCTCCATCTACCAGAAGGTGAATGACCAGTTGGAGACAGCCGTCAACCTGGCCTGGACTGCCGGAAACAGCAACACCCGCTTTGGCATTGCTGCCAAGTATCAGATTGATTCTGATGCATCCTTCTCT GCCAAGGTGAACAACTCCAGCCTCGTGGGCCTGGGATACACTCAGACTCTGAAGCCAG GCATCAAGCTGACACTCTCTGCTCTCCTTGATGGCAAGAACATCAACGCTGGCGGCCACAAGCTTGGTCTCGGCCTTGAGTTCCAGGCGTAG